A window of the Henckelia pumila isolate YLH828 chromosome 3, ASM3356847v2, whole genome shotgun sequence genome harbors these coding sequences:
- the LOC140890285 gene encoding cysteine proteinase inhibitor 5-like encodes MASKCLSLLVVVCSILLASASIEAALGGWQTIKNVTDPKVVEIAEFAVKQHNNMHVSGMLRLVSVVKGETQIVNGINYKLVVSAADAADLMTQSNYQVVVLDKPWMKERNLISFVKIAA; translated from the coding sequence ATGGCATCCAAATGTCTCTCATTGCTTGTCGTCGTCTGCTCCATCCTTCTCGCTTCCGCTTCGATCGAAGCCGCCCTCGGCGGTTGGCAGACGATAAAGAACGTGACGGACCCAAAAGTGGTGGAGATCGCGGAGTTTGCCGTGAAACAACACAACAACATGCATGTCAGTGGCATGTTACGGCTTGTGTCGGTAGTTAAAGGAGAAACTCAAATCGTTAATGGTATTAATTACAAGCTCGTCGTCTCCGCCGCAGATGCCGCCGACCTGATGACACAGAGCAATTATCAAGTGGTTGTTTTGGACAAGCCTTGGATGAAAGAGAGGAACCTCATTTCCTTTGTGAAGATTGCAgcttaa
- the LOC140890286 gene encoding uncharacterized protein — translation MTSSKRGVAFSIEEDKLLVTAYLDVPQNPIICINQSRDKLWSRVAATYNEQVTDSSAEPRTIKALQCRWFNINKIVQNFSSCVSQMEHSRPSGASEKDILDRAKELFKQSSGLTWRLDHVWQLLKDQEKFRPSNVVLPNFVPNHGNIDSSQSDYSPNTESPTPDSPVLSGFAINLDEDSPSGGFKRPIGIKKAKGKRKTNEEHSNDLSIMAKCSEKMVAVMKNAEIHRKELIDIERQRNDIIAEKEDNKILLLNLMSVDESITVTSSKMEDANRGWLEAKPSSILKESSKMEDGWRCS, via the exons ATGACTTCATCTAAACGCGGTGTTGCTTTCTCAATCGAGGAGGACAAACTCCTTGTCACGGCGTATCTTGATGTCCCCCAAAATCCAATAATTTGTATAAACCAATCACGTGATAAGTTGTGGTCGCGAGTTGCAGCAACCTACAACGAACAAGTCACTGATAGCTCAGCAGAGCCTCGTACTATTAAAGCCCTCCAATGCCGCTGGTTCAACATAAACAAGATTGTTCAAAACTTTAGTTCATGTGTTAGCCAGATGGAACATAGCCGTCCAAGTGGTGCTTCTGAGAAAGACATT TTGGATCGAGCAAAAGAATTATTTAAGCAATCATCTGGGTTGACTTGGAGGTTGGATCATGTTTGGCAGTTACTTAAAGATCAAGAGAAGTTTAGACCATCCAACGTTGTTTTACCTAATTTTGTACCAAACCATGGGAACATCGATTCATCCCAATCAGACTATTCTCCCAACACAGAATCACCAACACCCGATTCTCCAGTTTTATCCGGATTTGCTATAAACCTGGATGAAGATAGCCCATCAGGGGGTTTTAAGCGTCCAATTGGCATAAAAAAGgccaaaggaaaaagaaaaactaaTGAAGAACACTCGAATGACCTTTCCATAATGGCCAAATGTAGTGAGAAAATGGTGGCTGTGATGAAGAATGCTGAGATCCATCGAAAAGAGCTCATTGATATTGAGAGACAAAGAAATGATATAATAGCCGAGAAGGAAGATAATAAAATACTATTGTTGAACCTCATGTCTGTTGATGAGTCA ATCACTGTAACATCCTCCAAAATGGAGGATGCAAATAGAGGATGGTTGGAGGCCAAACCATCCTCCATTTTGAAGGAATCCTCCAAAATGGAGGATGGTTGGAGATGCTCTTAG
- the LOC140890287 gene encoding uncharacterized protein codes for MNFHEGGPSNFSFNAPSPPSDGEEQPSVMIKNEFHLIDQQQMVLSQLISATVATEYFQESDNLQHGGSIPGHIVINRDRLAADQRLFADYFSESSMYNESMFKRHFRMSHRLFLRIMESVEKHDNYFVQKVDGLGRPGLSPHQKITAALRILAYGTSANSTDEYIKIDESTAIEILKRFCRAMVEVFGDWYLRSPNTEDIERILLIGKQRGFLGMLGSLDCSNNDINVLSKSHLFANLANGVAPPANYVIQGKEYIVRYYLADGIYPKWATLVQTIHNPQGPKRQYFAARHESCRKDVERAFGVLQSKWAIITGPARLWSKQVLHDIMTTCIIMHNMIIEDEKNEHVSVTNYREAPTPYVEMAHDEHVRFQEFLARHRQIKDKSVHYALRDALIDHLWEEYSNSEF; via the exons ATGAATTTTCATGAGGGAGGTCcttcaaatttttctttcaatgcACCCTCGCCACCATCTGATGGTGAAGAGCAACCTAGTGTCATGATAAAGAATGAGTTTCATCTCATTGACCAACAACAAATGGTTTTAAGTCAACTAATTAGTGCTACCGTTGCCACCGAGTACTTCCAAGAAAGCGATAATTTGCAACATGGAGGATCAATTCCTGGCCATATTGTGATTAATCGAGATAGATTGGCCGCTGATCAACGCTTATTTGCTGACTATTTTTCAGAGTCTTCGATGTACAATGAGTCAATGTTCAAACGACATTTTCGAATGTCTCACCGCCTATTCTTGCGAATTATGGAATCCGTTGAAAAACATGACAATTACTTTGTTCAGAAAGTAGATGGATTAGGGAGGCCCGGGTTGTCACCACACCAAAAGATAACTGCTGCATTGCGAATCTTAGCTTATGGTACATCGGCAAATTCAACGGATGAGTATATTAAAATCGATGAGTCTACTgcaattgaaattttgaaaagattttgtCGGGCTATGGTGGAGGTGTTTGGTGACTGGTATCTTCGGTCTCCCAATACCGAGGACATTGAAAGGATTCTCCTTATTGGAAAACAACGTGGATTTTTGGGGATGCTGGGAAGCCTCGATT GTTCAAACAACGATATTAATGTGTTGTCAAAATCTCATTTATTTGCTAATTTGGCCAACGGGGTAGCTCCTCCCGCTAACTATGTTATACAAGGAAAAGAATACATAGTGAGATATTATCTAGCCGACGGTATATATCCAAAGTGGGCTACTCTAGTGCAAACAATTCACAATCCACAAGGTCCGAAGAGACAATATTTTGCAGCACGACATGAAAGTTGTCGAAAAGACGTTGAACGCGCATTTGGTGTACTTCAATCAAAGTGGGCAATAATTACTGGACCAGCCCGATTATGGAGCAAACAAGTCTTGCATGATATCATGACCACATGCATAATAATGCATAATATGATTATTGAAGATGAAAAGAATGAGCATGTATCAGTCACAAATTATCGCGAAGCACCCACCCCATATGTTGAAATGGCACATGATGAGCATGTTCGATTTCAAGAGTTTCTTGCACGACATCGTCAAATAAAAGATAAGTCGGTTCactatgcacttcgggatgctCTTATCGACCATTTGTGGGAGGAATATAGTAATTCAGAATTTTAG